A single window of Desulfomonilaceae bacterium DNA harbors:
- a CDS encoding ankyrin repeat domain-containing protein produces MNHLRKLFIVLPAFIAALISIGNTFQEDYNDMFVRYAAEGNNTRIVEMLGKGVDVNSRNVKGQSALIEAAINGRNDTVNLLISRGADLDQRGTLARTALMWASLAGRTKISVSLLAHAANINARDRNNQTALMLATETNNVSLVKILIKAGADPLVRDNDGATAHSLALQKGYSNIAGVISQCNSSATKGLNTEEIRTGEYVR; encoded by the coding sequence TTGAATCATTTGAGAAAATTATTTATTGTTTTGCCAGCTTTTATTGCGGCCCTGATTTCGATTGGAAACACTTTCCAGGAAGATTATAATGACATGTTTGTAAGATACGCCGCCGAAGGAAATAACACCCGAATAGTAGAAATGCTCGGCAAAGGAGTGGACGTAAACTCAAGGAATGTCAAGGGGCAAAGCGCTTTAATAGAAGCGGCCATTAATGGTAGAAACGACACAGTAAATTTGCTTATATCAAGAGGCGCAGACCTTGATCAAAGGGGAACTTTGGCGCGTACCGCTTTGATGTGGGCCTCACTCGCCGGGCGAACAAAAATCTCGGTGTCCTTGCTGGCTCATGCCGCGAATATAAACGCCCGAGACAGAAACAACCAAACGGCTCTTATGCTGGCGACTGAAACCAACAATGTTTCTTTAGTTAAAATTCTGATTAAGGCAGGCGCTGACCCATTGGTTCGAGATAACGATGGCGCCACAGCTCATTCGCTGGCGCTACAAAAAGGTTACAGCAATATTGCCGGAGTCATTTCTCAATGTAATTCCTCGGCTACGAAAGGTCTGAACACAGAAGAGATTAGGACTGGAGAATATGTAAGGTAA
- the bioD gene encoding dethiobiotin synthase, whose translation MKGIFVTGTDTGVGKTLITAGLTAFYRKNGIDCVALKPVETGCAIKDGELFPEDGNFLWTASQNALNIDDVAPFRFAFPAAPYRAAVLQNSRLRIADVLEHIRAVQESHDLVIVEGAGGLFVPIEEKGTFIDLMEKLGFPVILVARARLGTINHTLLSVESLEKRNIKILSVILSKGEIAEGPEEKFTAQDLKRMTDSKRILEFPYLSEDKRNDPLKIAEIMSKFWSPDILLGSDIP comes from the coding sequence ATGAAGGGAATCTTCGTAACCGGAACAGACACAGGCGTAGGTAAAACGCTAATCACCGCGGGATTAACCGCGTTTTATCGAAAAAACGGCATTGATTGTGTAGCCTTAAAACCAGTGGAAACTGGCTGCGCCATAAAAGACGGAGAGTTGTTTCCTGAGGATGGGAACTTCCTTTGGACGGCTTCTCAAAATGCTCTGAACATAGATGATGTGGCTCCTTTCCGGTTTGCATTTCCCGCCGCTCCATACAGAGCGGCCGTTCTGCAGAACAGTCGCCTTAGAATTGCAGATGTGTTGGAGCATATCAGAGCGGTTCAAGAATCTCACGATCTGGTGATTGTTGAGGGCGCGGGAGGATTGTTTGTCCCTATTGAAGAGAAAGGAACCTTTATTGATCTAATGGAAAAACTGGGTTTTCCAGTCATACTGGTAGCTCGCGCAAGGCTAGGAACTATAAATCACACACTCTTAAGCGTAGAATCTCTCGAAAAGAGGAATATCAAAATTTTAAGTGTGATTTTGTCTAAAGGTGAAATTGCCGAAGGACCCGAAGAAAAGTTCACGGCTCAAGATCTTAAGCGAATGACAGATAGTAAGCGCATTCTTGAATTCCCATATCTTTCTGAGGATAAGAGAAATGATCCTTTAAAAATCGCCGAAATAATGAGCAAATTTTGGAGTCCGGACATTCTTTTGGGAAGTGATATCCCCTAA
- a CDS encoding universal stress protein, whose translation MNGIGLCALFSRQGDWAFDYALELARKHQTKLNIFHFLESPYTLRRDVVFVDADKTETASVTPDLIAQKDKELRMGYDSKLGDYVDVGFRLCEGVNEIELRRCFKKGDYEVLVIGYQSKGADFGGTTTIEEFSRKFHGPVVLVGPEAPDMFYINDAAKNVLDQLDIPEGKWRLLNRVK comes from the coding sequence ATGAACGGAATAGGGTTATGCGCACTTTTTTCACGACAAGGAGATTGGGCGTTTGATTACGCCTTGGAGCTTGCAAGAAAGCATCAAACAAAACTTAATATTTTTCATTTTCTTGAATCACCTTATACTCTTAGAAGAGACGTAGTTTTTGTGGACGCGGACAAAACTGAAACCGCTTCAGTGACGCCGGATCTAATAGCTCAAAAGGACAAAGAACTACGCATGGGCTATGATAGCAAGCTGGGAGATTATGTTGACGTGGGGTTTCGTTTGTGTGAAGGCGTAAATGAAATTGAATTAAGAAGATGCTTCAAAAAGGGAGATTATGAAGTTTTAGTGATCGGTTATCAGTCGAAAGGAGCGGATTTCGGAGGCACGACGACAATAGAGGAGTTTTCAAGGAAATTTCATGGGCCAGTCGTGCTGGTGGGTCCGGAAGCTCCTGATATGTTCTATATCAATGATGCCGCTAAGAACGTTTTGGATCAACTTGACATCCCTGAAGGAAAGTGGCGTCTGCTAAATCGTGTTAAATAG
- a CDS encoding metal-dependent transcriptional regulator produces MTPADTPTNLTSAMEDYLEVIYHLEQESRIARVRDIANRLGVKMSSVSSALKILGTRGLIRYDPHQFITLTEKGISRAREIVRKHEILKRFLSSVLQINDNVAEDNACRIEHHLDPEVINKLIRFLEFVQTCPVDQSKWMETSAESCHDCLVCLEQARRKILDRATAQRKALEGGMTLAEAAPGTRVVIQQIQGLEDFTENLSQEGLTEGVTVEIEFQKDLGRDLSLNINGYHVNMNKHDASRIFVKPV; encoded by the coding sequence ATGACGCCTGCTGATACCCCAACAAACCTGACTTCAGCGATGGAAGACTATCTGGAGGTTATCTACCATCTCGAACAGGAAAGCAGAATCGCGAGGGTCCGAGATATAGCCAATAGATTAGGCGTCAAGATGTCTTCTGTGAGTTCAGCTCTCAAGATACTGGGAACCAGAGGACTTATTAGATATGATCCACACCAGTTCATCACATTGACGGAAAAGGGAATTTCCAGAGCCAGAGAGATAGTTCGAAAGCACGAAATTTTGAAACGTTTTCTTTCAAGCGTCTTACAGATTAACGATAATGTCGCTGAAGATAACGCATGCCGCATAGAACATCATTTGGACCCCGAAGTGATAAACAAGTTGATCCGATTTCTTGAATTTGTTCAGACTTGTCCGGTTGATCAATCCAAATGGATGGAAACCAGCGCTGAATCATGCCATGATTGCCTAGTCTGTCTGGAACAGGCCCGAAGGAAAATTCTGGACAGGGCGACAGCGCAACGAAAAGCCCTTGAAGGCGGAATGACACTTGCCGAAGCCGCGCCGGGAACTCGAGTGGTCATTCAACAAATTCAGGGTCTTGAAGATTTTACGGAGAATTTGTCCCAAGAGGGGCTAACGGAAGGTGTTACTGTTGAAATTGAATTCCAGAAAGACCTTGGTCGTGATCTGAGCCTCAATATTAACGGCTATCATGTAAACATGAATAAACATGACGCCTCAAGGATTTTTGTCAAGCCCGTTTAG
- a CDS encoding (Fe-S)-binding protein has product MSEHGEKLGAKEERKWPTKTEFTPDMLEEMEKLLPGTLNRVVAASLSGCIHCGMCSDACHYSVSIPEDKTLVPAYKADRFRKWYKSRYDWIAQVFPSFVGAKKLDKDLADEMYDKLWGGCTMCRRCTFNCPMGVDYGMMVRGVRGIMQKVGRVPQHLQDTVDTHYNWGNNMAVPQDEFVETIEWIEEELQDEEGCENFKIPVDKKGAQYFLTLNPREPKYYPLTIQATAKVLNAAGVDFTISSRYWDLTNYALFNGNDPDARQFALWQAEDVKRLECEYLLAGECGHGYRALRWELPNWVGGVPFKITSVMELIAKLVLEGRIKTDKSVWDGHRATYHDSCNIARSGGVTEEPRIVIRAAIEDFVEMEHNRENSFCCGGGGGALAMPEFTPRRIAAGKIKADEIKATGADICLQSCHNCTDQLKEIIEHYHVNAKVMNLAELLAPALVL; this is encoded by the coding sequence ATGTCGGAGCACGGAGAGAAACTAGGGGCCAAAGAAGAGCGAAAGTGGCCTACCAAAACGGAATTTACCCCTGATATGCTCGAAGAAATGGAAAAATTACTTCCAGGTACATTAAATCGAGTCGTTGCCGCTTCTTTGTCCGGTTGCATACATTGCGGGATGTGCAGCGACGCTTGTCATTACAGTGTATCGATACCGGAAGATAAAACTCTTGTACCCGCATACAAGGCGGATCGTTTTAGAAAATGGTACAAAAGCAGGTACGACTGGATCGCTCAGGTGTTCCCTTCATTCGTGGGAGCGAAGAAACTAGATAAAGACCTTGCGGATGAAATGTATGACAAGCTATGGGGCGGCTGCACAATGTGCAGACGTTGCACTTTTAATTGCCCCATGGGTGTCGACTACGGGATGATGGTGCGTGGTGTCCGGGGCATCATGCAAAAGGTTGGTAGAGTGCCTCAGCATCTTCAAGACACAGTGGATACTCATTATAACTGGGGAAATAACATGGCGGTTCCTCAGGATGAATTTGTCGAAACCATTGAATGGATAGAAGAAGAACTTCAGGACGAAGAAGGCTGTGAAAATTTCAAGATCCCTGTGGATAAGAAAGGAGCCCAATACTTCCTAACTCTTAACCCAAGAGAACCCAAATACTATCCTTTAACTATTCAGGCCACTGCTAAGGTTTTAAACGCCGCCGGCGTGGATTTCACCATTTCTTCAAGATACTGGGATTTGACAAATTACGCATTGTTTAATGGGAATGACCCGGACGCTAGGCAATTTGCTCTCTGGCAAGCTGAAGACGTAAAGAGATTAGAATGTGAATACCTTCTTGCTGGAGAGTGTGGTCATGGCTATCGCGCTCTGAGATGGGAATTGCCGAATTGGGTAGGTGGTGTTCCTTTCAAAATCACTAGCGTTATGGAATTGATCGCTAAACTTGTCTTGGAAGGTCGTATTAAAACGGATAAATCAGTTTGGGATGGCCATAGAGCTACATATCATGACTCTTGCAACATAGCCCGGTCCGGTGGAGTAACGGAGGAACCTCGTATAGTTATACGCGCAGCGATCGAGGATTTTGTGGAAATGGAACACAACCGAGAAAATAGTTTTTGTTGTGGGGGAGGGGGCGGGGCCTTGGCCATGCCCGAGTTTACCCCAAGGCGCATTGCTGCGGGAAAAATCAAAGCAGACGAAATAAAAGCCACCGGCGCCGATATTTGCCTACAATCGTGTCACAACTGCACGGACCAATTGAAAGAAATCATCGAACATTACCATGTAAATGCAAAAGTAATGAATTTGGCGGAACTCTTAGCTCCTGCCTTGGTGCTTTAA
- a CDS encoding response regulator, protein MAKKILIIDDEPDMVTFLSTLLEDNGYEISTASDGDEGLAKIKSEKPDLVSLDLLMPNKTGIKMFRELRKDPEITSIPVVMVTGFATDDTPNMDFKKWIHERSIRPPEAYIEKPVDKDALLKEIKRIIG, encoded by the coding sequence ATGGCAAAAAAGATCTTAATAATAGATGACGAACCAGACATGGTGACCTTTCTCTCAACTTTGCTTGAGGACAATGGATACGAAATCTCAACAGCATCGGATGGCGACGAAGGTCTAGCCAAGATTAAGTCTGAAAAGCCGGATCTTGTGAGCCTAGATTTGCTCATGCCAAACAAGACCGGGATTAAGATGTTTCGCGAGTTAAGAAAGGATCCCGAAATCACGTCAATTCCCGTCGTTATGGTGACAGGTTTCGCCACTGACGACACACCTAACATGGATTTCAAGAAGTGGATTCATGAAAGATCGATTAGGCCTCCTGAGGCTTATATTGAAAAACCTGTGGATAAGGACGCTCTGCTTAAAGAGATTAAGAGAATCATCGGTTAG
- a CDS encoding DNA translocase FtsK has translation MVSNALENKQLFKKIPDADLNQAKFGRTELKAIVWFGCSIFLLICLVSYDPRDPSFNVVTRRSEIHNLCGLIGSHIADALAQLIGVCSFFIPFFFAMTGIKFLSQSSPKHTRLWDSVSFLVLTLILCSLIDRYSSLTILNFSPHNAGGAVGSIVNAGLCKFFGQAGSLVISITIFIICVLELTRGSLIKVLLFCFPSAGTLNLLNFGFRDKLSSLLNLAFAWLRSSLKAALSQRRHQEPAQVIIPQEGSSPLLLEREPLEKEALDVYAWERLSFLPKDEFHRSIDERVSEADTDVSYSSISTSVEDEFVSRQHNPIPWKSIDIKESDLESIPNEKVDFSAALESQQIDDPGYSPDSFEEEKLGEIDDLTQNQVRPIKVTKRADLDLEPIQVEQTFGSTESDYRLPPIDLLDIPEQSKRFVDERLLETNAGILEQKLGDLGIKGQVVEIHPGPVITMYEISLAPGIPLRRVLNTSDDLAMALKSGSTRVVAPIPGKDTVGIEVPNLYREIVYFREIIESSVFKSNVAPLKMALGKCIDGEPFATSLARMPHLLIAGATGTGKSVGLNILICSWLMTYSPDEVKFIMVDPKKLELSYYQDIPHLIYPVVTDPDKVPKVLSWGIREMERRYELLSKAGAKNIESYNQKIQSGVISTPEGEDDPQKLPYIIIIVDELAELMMVAAKDIEISIARLAQMARAAGIHLILATQRPSVDVITGVIKANFPARISFQVSAKPDSRTIIDTVGAEHLLGMGDMLFLPPGTSKLLRLHGAFVSENEIRRIADFTKAQRSPVYLSEISSIVNGSDSGSSSGSEALDDEKYDEAVALVTRIGHASISLIQRHMRIGYNRAARIIETMESQGLIGPSDGTSRPREVLALSLENIPDRD, from the coding sequence ATGGTATCAAATGCACTTGAAAACAAACAATTATTCAAGAAAATCCCTGACGCTGATTTGAACCAGGCAAAATTCGGCCGAACCGAATTAAAAGCCATAGTCTGGTTCGGTTGTTCAATTTTCTTGCTGATCTGTTTAGTGTCATACGATCCTCGGGACCCTTCTTTCAATGTAGTAACTCGTCGATCTGAAATTCACAATCTTTGCGGTTTGATAGGATCACACATAGCTGACGCTCTAGCCCAGTTAATTGGTGTGTGTTCGTTTTTTATCCCGTTTTTCTTCGCCATGACCGGGATCAAGTTTCTGTCCCAATCCTCACCCAAACATACACGCCTTTGGGATTCCGTAAGTTTTCTCGTGTTAACTTTGATCCTCTGTTCATTGATAGACCGGTATTCCTCCTTGACGATTTTGAATTTTTCTCCTCATAACGCCGGGGGCGCAGTAGGAAGTATTGTCAACGCCGGACTTTGCAAGTTTTTTGGTCAGGCCGGGAGTCTTGTGATCAGTATAACTATTTTCATCATTTGTGTTTTAGAATTGACCAGAGGCTCCTTGATCAAAGTGTTGTTGTTCTGTTTCCCGTCGGCTGGAACTCTCAACCTCTTGAATTTTGGTTTTCGGGACAAACTCAGTTCGTTATTGAATCTGGCCTTCGCGTGGTTACGTAGCTCATTAAAAGCTGCGCTATCGCAAAGACGCCACCAGGAGCCGGCTCAGGTCATCATTCCCCAGGAGGGATCGAGCCCCTTGTTGTTGGAGCGCGAGCCCCTTGAAAAAGAAGCCCTCGATGTTTATGCGTGGGAAAGGCTTTCTTTCCTGCCCAAGGATGAGTTCCATCGGTCGATTGACGAGCGAGTTTCTGAAGCGGACACTGATGTGTCTTACTCTTCGATATCAACTTCTGTTGAAGATGAGTTTGTAAGTAGGCAACATAATCCTATCCCTTGGAAATCTATAGATATCAAAGAATCAGATCTTGAATCAATACCCAACGAGAAAGTAGACTTTTCCGCCGCGCTGGAATCACAACAAATTGATGATCCAGGATACAGCCCGGATTCTTTTGAAGAGGAAAAACTTGGGGAAATAGATGACCTCACGCAAAATCAGGTCAGACCCATTAAAGTTACAAAGAGAGCGGACTTAGACCTGGAACCGATACAGGTAGAGCAAACTTTTGGTTCAACCGAATCGGATTATCGACTACCCCCTATAGATCTTTTAGACATTCCTGAACAGTCAAAGAGATTTGTTGATGAAAGATTGCTGGAGACGAATGCGGGCATATTAGAGCAAAAACTGGGCGATCTTGGGATTAAGGGCCAGGTTGTTGAGATTCATCCAGGCCCGGTCATTACCATGTATGAGATCAGCCTTGCGCCAGGCATTCCTCTGAGGCGGGTATTAAATACCAGCGATGATCTTGCTATGGCCCTGAAATCAGGCTCAACAAGGGTAGTGGCTCCAATCCCCGGAAAAGATACAGTCGGTATCGAGGTTCCGAATCTATACAGGGAAATAGTCTATTTTAGGGAAATTATCGAATCTTCAGTTTTCAAGTCCAACGTAGCCCCACTTAAAATGGCATTGGGAAAATGCATTGACGGCGAGCCTTTTGCGACAAGCCTGGCTAGAATGCCCCATTTATTAATTGCGGGAGCCACTGGAACCGGAAAGTCCGTCGGACTTAACATTCTTATTTGTTCATGGCTAATGACTTATTCACCGGATGAAGTCAAATTCATTATGGTTGACCCAAAAAAATTAGAGCTTTCCTACTATCAGGACATTCCACATCTTATCTATCCTGTTGTCACCGATCCGGACAAAGTACCCAAAGTCCTAAGTTGGGGAATAAGAGAAATGGAAAGGCGTTACGAACTACTCAGCAAAGCGGGCGCCAAAAACATTGAGAGTTATAATCAAAAGATTCAGTCAGGCGTAATATCTACTCCTGAGGGAGAAGACGATCCGCAAAAACTTCCATACATCATAATTATTGTTGACGAACTGGCTGAATTGATGATGGTCGCGGCAAAAGACATAGAAATTTCGATAGCCAGGCTTGCCCAGATGGCCAGGGCGGCTGGTATCCATCTGATCCTGGCGACTCAGCGTCCATCCGTTGATGTAATTACAGGAGTTATAAAGGCCAATTTCCCTGCCAGAATCTCATTTCAGGTTTCGGCCAAACCTGATTCAAGAACCATTATCGACACTGTGGGCGCTGAACATCTGCTCGGCATGGGCGACATGCTTTTCCTGCCGCCGGGGACATCGAAACTCCTACGATTGCATGGAGCTTTTGTGTCGGAAAATGAAATAAGACGAATCGCTGATTTTACTAAAGCTCAGCGGTCGCCTGTCTATCTTTCCGAAATATCCAGCATAGTAAATGGATCAGACTCTGGATCAAGTTCTGGATCCGAGGCGCTTGACGATGAAAAATATGATGAAGCTGTTGCGCTTGTAACGAGGATTGGCCACGCTTCCATATCGTTGATTCAAAGACACATGAGAATCGGCTATAACCGCGCAGCGAGGATTATAGAAACAATGGAATCTCAGGGACTGATCGGCCCATCTGATGGGACGAGTCGACCTAGAGAGGTGTTGGCTTTGTCTCTGGAGAATATTCCGGACAGGGATTAA
- the bioA gene encoding adenosylmethionine--8-amino-7-oxononanoate transaminase has product MKNWALLDKKYIWHPFTQMNDWLNDDNLIIERAEGVYLYDTNGNKYLDGISSLWVNIHGHRKEEIDQAIIDQIHRFSHSTLLGLGSVASIELAEKLITITPSNLAKVFYSDSGSTSVEVALKIAFQYWKNTGNEKKKLFVGLDQAYHGDTIGSVSLGAIDIFHSIFHPLLFGTLVIPTPFPYHNPGSTPEELKDKCLNSFMELADKRADEIAALVVEPCVQGAAGMIVHPKGFLKDLETICRNHDILLVCDEVATGFGRTGTMFACEREKVQPDIMCLAKGLTGGYLPLAATLVSDKIFEAFLGPYTDYKTFFHGHSYTGNALACAAASACLDIFDQDRVLERLHQKIEFLKNCLLKSLADLDHVGDIRQCGFMVGVELVEDKKLRKPYPTELRIGAQVTRNVRRHGVILRPLGDVVVLMPPLSIQNDEIETIVKATRESIQEVCDV; this is encoded by the coding sequence GTGAAGAATTGGGCGCTTCTTGACAAAAAATATATCTGGCATCCATTTACCCAAATGAATGACTGGTTAAACGATGATAACCTGATAATAGAACGCGCTGAAGGAGTATACCTTTACGATACAAACGGAAACAAATATCTCGACGGTATTTCGTCCTTGTGGGTCAACATTCATGGTCACAGAAAAGAAGAGATTGACCAGGCCATCATAGATCAAATCCACAGGTTTTCTCACTCCACATTGCTGGGCTTGGGCAGTGTAGCCTCAATAGAACTCGCCGAAAAACTGATTACAATTACTCCATCCAATCTGGCCAAGGTGTTTTACTCAGATTCAGGGTCTACCTCAGTTGAAGTGGCTCTAAAAATTGCTTTTCAGTACTGGAAAAACACGGGTAACGAAAAAAAGAAACTTTTCGTTGGATTGGATCAGGCTTATCACGGTGACACTATTGGTTCGGTAAGTTTGGGAGCCATAGACATTTTCCACAGTATTTTTCATCCTCTTCTTTTTGGCACTCTAGTTATCCCGACTCCTTTTCCATATCACAACCCTGGTTCAACACCAGAGGAGCTTAAGGACAAATGCCTCAATTCCTTCATGGAATTGGCGGATAAAAGAGCTGATGAGATAGCGGCTCTAGTCGTAGAGCCATGTGTGCAAGGCGCGGCCGGTATGATCGTGCATCCCAAGGGGTTTCTCAAAGATCTCGAAACCATTTGCAGAAACCATGACATACTTCTTGTTTGCGATGAAGTCGCTACCGGTTTTGGAAGAACCGGGACAATGTTTGCGTGCGAAAGAGAGAAGGTTCAACCTGACATAATGTGTTTGGCCAAGGGATTGACAGGAGGGTATCTGCCGTTGGCGGCAACTCTTGTAAGCGACAAAATCTTTGAGGCTTTTCTAGGCCCATATACAGATTATAAAACCTTTTTTCATGGGCATAGCTATACGGGAAACGCCTTGGCTTGCGCCGCGGCAAGCGCATGTCTGGATATCTTCGACCAGGACCGCGTACTGGAGCGATTACATCAGAAAATAGAATTTCTCAAAAACTGTCTTCTGAAAAGTTTAGCGGATTTGGATCACGTGGGTGACATCAGACAATGTGGTTTTATGGTGGGAGTCGAGTTGGTAGAAGACAAAAAGCTACGTAAACCCTATCCAACTGAACTCAGAATAGGAGCGCAAGTTACTCGTAATGTTCGCCGACACGGGGTCATCCTAAGACCTTTGGGCGATGTCGTGGTGCTAATGCCCCCTCTGTCGATTCAAAACGACGAAATAGAGACCATTGTTAAAGCCACTAGGGAATCTATTCAGGAAGTGTGTGACGTATAA
- a CDS encoding ATP-binding protein, whose protein sequence is MLKNVIHFVTKFTRSLSFKLSYYAGMVMLLALLIFSYHTISSQETSLIKKAVRESVKDSEVTKAAIWNGMMTKERGVIRQIINAIGLTEGFKEINIYDQKGVLHYTSRQIKTPVQTDGFDDPLLNDLKSNPKIRHSISKDSTLISVVNPLLNAQSCSAAACHTRPEDDPILGAVEVKIGLEGINREISQGARKTIVFATLLFLVVCSVSGVAVLVFVNPTIRNLQEKASKMARGEYVPRQKAGGNDEIADLARDFDRMSFQINQRTNELETSRRMYKSLFDDVPCYLTVIDRDFRITRANRSFKSEFGDKVNQHCFSGYKNKTSRCKNCPVEKSFYDGASHQSEEVWSINGSQTNVIVKTSPIFDDKGKVEEVLEMAVDVTLLKKLQFKIEKKRQEFQYLFESVPCYLTVVDKDFNIIRTNNFFSRDFGPGEGQKCFQVYKSFEKKCDNCPVEKTFLDGCTNYSEEVWRKNGEDTYIIVYTAPVTDENGAIVAVMEMSTNITEIKRLQGELAILGETIAGMSHSIKNILAGLQGGVYVLDSGLTRNREDRVKAGWAMVKNNVEKISDLVKGILYASKEREPEYKLYEFGQLLTEVCDLYDAKAKDEGIQLVRDFQGTMCSCLIDPGGIHSALSNLVSNAIHACQTGDTEVTHRVVVSGRVDTELLTIEISDDGAGMSEEVRQNLFTKFYSTKGSKGTGLGLVITRKVIHEHGGVIRAESELGQGSKFIVELPIRKDTFPKDINQEKELKV, encoded by the coding sequence ATGCTCAAGAACGTCATCCATTTTGTGACCAAATTTACACGAAGCTTGAGCTTCAAGCTAAGTTATTACGCCGGAATGGTAATGCTACTGGCGTTATTGATCTTCTCTTATCACACAATATCTTCTCAAGAAACCAGTTTAATTAAAAAGGCAGTTCGGGAGTCCGTTAAGGATTCTGAGGTTACCAAAGCTGCCATATGGAACGGCATGATGACTAAGGAAAGGGGTGTCATCAGGCAAATTATAAACGCAATCGGCCTAACTGAAGGTTTCAAGGAAATTAATATTTATGATCAGAAAGGCGTTCTTCACTATACATCAAGACAAATAAAGACGCCTGTCCAGACGGACGGATTTGACGACCCTCTTTTGAACGATTTGAAATCAAACCCGAAAATAAGGCACAGCATTTCCAAGGACAGTACGCTTATCTCTGTCGTTAACCCATTGTTAAACGCCCAGAGTTGTTCGGCCGCAGCATGCCACACTCGTCCGGAGGACGACCCTATTCTCGGGGCGGTAGAGGTAAAAATTGGTTTGGAGGGGATAAACAGGGAAATTTCTCAGGGCGCACGCAAGACAATTGTTTTTGCTACCCTTCTATTTCTCGTGGTTTGTAGCGTAAGTGGCGTAGCGGTGTTGGTATTCGTCAACCCCACGATTAGAAACCTACAGGAAAAAGCTTCGAAAATGGCCAGAGGGGAGTACGTTCCTCGCCAGAAAGCCGGGGGCAACGATGAAATAGCTGACTTAGCCAGAGATTTCGATCGCATGAGTTTTCAAATAAATCAGCGAACAAATGAACTCGAAACCAGTCGAAGAATGTATAAATCGTTATTTGATGACGTTCCGTGTTACCTGACGGTGATTGACAGGGATTTTCGTATCACGCGCGCCAATAGATCGTTTAAGTCCGAATTCGGAGACAAGGTCAATCAGCACTGTTTTTCGGGTTATAAGAATAAAACCTCTCGCTGCAAAAATTGCCCAGTAGAAAAAAGTTTCTATGATGGAGCGTCCCACCAGTCAGAAGAAGTCTGGAGCATCAACGGCAGTCAAACCAACGTAATAGTAAAAACCTCTCCTATTTTTGATGATAAAGGTAAAGTTGAGGAAGTGTTAGAAATGGCTGTTGATGTGACGTTGTTAAAAAAGCTTCAGTTTAAGATAGAAAAAAAACGGCAGGAATTTCAATATCTGTTCGAAAGTGTCCCTTGTTATCTTACAGTAGTGGACAAAGATTTTAATATTATCAGAACCAACAATTTTTTTTCGCGCGATTTTGGTCCAGGCGAAGGACAAAAGTGTTTCCAGGTTTACAAAAGCTTTGAAAAGAAATGCGACAATTGCCCGGTAGAAAAGACCTTTCTTGACGGTTGTACCAACTACTCCGAAGAGGTTTGGAGGAAAAATGGAGAAGACACCTACATTATAGTCTACACGGCGCCAGTAACTGATGAAAATGGCGCAATTGTGGCTGTAATGGAGATGAGCACCAATATAACCGAAATCAAAAGGCTTCAGGGAGAATTGGCTATTCTCGGGGAGACCATAGCCGGGATGTCTCACTCAATAAAAAATATTCTGGCTGGGTTGCAGGGTGGGGTTTATGTGCTTGATTCAGGATTGACCCGGAATCGCGAGGATAGGGTTAAGGCTGGTTGGGCGATGGTCAAAAACAATGTTGAGAAGATTTCGGATTTGGTGAAAGGGATTCTTTACGCCTCAAAAGAAAGAGAGCCTGAATACAAACTCTATGAATTCGGTCAATTACTCACAGAGGTTTGTGATCTTTATGATGCCAAGGCAAAAGATGAAGGTATTCAGCTCGTTCGAGATTTTCAAGGAACAATGTGTTCTTGTCTTATAGATCCCGGTGGAATCCACAGCGCTCTGTCAAACCTGGTTTCAAACGCCATACACGCATGCCAGACCGGGGATACCGAAGTCACTCACCGTGTCGTAGTATCAGGTCGAGTGGACACAGAACTTTTAACCATTGAAATTTCTGACGATGGGGCAGGCATGAGCGAAGAAGTACGCCAAAACCTCTTTACAAAGTTTTACTCTACAAAAGGATCGAAAGGGACAGGGTTGGGTCTGGTGATCACCAGGAAGGTAATACACGAGCATGGAGGAGTCATCAGGGCTGAGTCCGAATTGGGACAGGGATCCAAGTTCATTGTCGAACTGCCCATTAGAAAGGACACATTTCCAAAGGACATAAATCAGGAGAAAGAACTCAAAGTTTAG